In Acinetobacter sp. WCHAc010034, a genomic segment contains:
- a CDS encoding acyl-CoA dehydrogenase family protein, with translation MILNDAQKMVQDMLRDYSQAKLKPTAAERDKTARFPAQELEELGALGALGMTVSEEWGGSGMDYVSLVLALEEIAAGDGAISTIVSVQNSLPCGITQRYGTAEQKKKYLTKLATGEMLGCFCLTEPQAGSDASALECQAVRDGDEWVINGIKQFITTGKHADIALVFAVTDKSAGKKGISCFLVPTGAPGYIVSRIEEKMGQHCSDTATIIFDDCRIPADHLLGNEGDGYKIALSNLESGRIGIAAQSVGMARAALDAAVEYANERKAFGVNIVQHQAVAFRLADMATQIEAARQLALHAAALKDANLPCLKEASMAKLFASTMAERVCSDAIQIHGGYGYVSDFPVERIYRDVRVSQIYEGASDIQRLVIAREVAKA, from the coding sequence ATGATTTTAAATGATGCGCAAAAGATGGTTCAGGACATGCTGCGCGACTATTCGCAGGCGAAGCTGAAGCCGACGGCCGCGGAGCGCGATAAAACCGCGCGTTTTCCTGCGCAGGAGCTGGAAGAGCTTGGCGCGCTGGGCGCTTTGGGCATGACCGTTTCGGAAGAATGGGGCGGTTCAGGCATGGACTATGTTTCGCTGGTGCTGGCGCTGGAAGAAATCGCCGCCGGTGACGGCGCCATTTCCACCATTGTCAGCGTGCAGAACTCATTGCCCTGCGGCATTACTCAGCGCTACGGCACTGCAGAGCAGAAGAAGAAATATCTGACAAAACTGGCCACAGGCGAAATGCTCGGCTGCTTCTGCCTGACTGAACCGCAGGCCGGTTCAGATGCCAGCGCGCTGGAATGCCAGGCGGTGCGCGACGGTGATGAATGGGTCATCAACGGCATCAAGCAGTTTATTACTACAGGCAAGCATGCGGATATTGCGCTGGTTTTTGCGGTAACCGATAAATCCGCCGGCAAAAAAGGTATTTCATGCTTTTTAGTGCCGACTGGGGCGCCGGGCTATATTGTGTCGCGCATTGAAGAAAAAATGGGGCAGCACTGTTCCGACACCGCGACGATTATTTTTGATGACTGCCGCATTCCTGCAGACCATTTGCTGGGCAATGAGGGCGACGGCTATAAAATTGCCTTATCCAACTTAGAGTCCGGGCGCATCGGCATTGCTGCGCAGTCGGTGGGCATGGCGCGCGCGGCCTTGGATGCAGCTGTGGAATACGCCAATGAGCGCAAGGCCTTTGGAGTGAATATTGTGCAGCATCAGGCTGTGGCTTTCCGCCTGGCGGATATGGCGACGCAAATTGAAGCCGCGCGCCAGCTGGCTTTGCATGCCGCCGCGCTGAAAGACGCCAATTTGCCATGCTTAAAAGAAGCCTCTATGGCCAAGCTGTTTGCTTCGACCATGGCGGAAAGGGTCTGTTCAGACGCTATTCAGATTCACGGCGGCTATGGCTATGTATCCGATTTTCCAGTCGAACGCATTTACCGCGATGTGCGCGTGAGCCAGATTTATGAAGGCGCATCGGATATTCAGCGCCTGGTGATTGCGCGGGAAGTTGCGAAAGCCTGA